Proteins co-encoded in one Dyella japonica A8 genomic window:
- a CDS encoding BcsR/BcsP family cellulose biosynthesis protein, with protein MNAPQDANPSLSPSDIETYASYVPGMDAARYYDSQAADLQAAARRRWPLLADVLYPHDAGPGRQE; from the coding sequence ATGAACGCACCGCAGGACGCCAACCCCAGCCTGTCGCCCAGCGACATCGAAACCTACGCGAGCTACGTGCCCGGCATGGATGCGGCACGCTACTACGACAGCCAGGCGGCGGACCTGCAGGCGGCGGCGCGCAGGCGCTGGCCGCTGCTGGCCGATGTGCTGTATCCGCACGACGCAGGCCCCGGGCGCCAGGAATGA
- a CDS encoding diguanylate cyclase — translation MPSTLPPSESINRRFRYFAAMLYLLVVALVLALFAMQWKGYRDAREAKKEFNVLSAALGAMADVSSERRPTYAVSVLGEPEPQPWVLALKTARQATDARMLALEAALRDPECGNCAAHMPAWEHAHEQLVAARENLDAIIHKPRTDEALLDGFARLSSVIPRLSSIAEIGALGVVRQNADVQSYLLVARLSGLLREQAGMIVSQFGPAIVSRRALSDKELFGIARTLGRIEQLRSLLQPSIRVLPSRLQADYAELDQRYFGDALAMLERVRQQVGHPDGLPESPIELTETYGAYITPINQFRDDALVLAGKTIDGSLRRHVIYLIASGTLAAVLTAMLLLIIWRFRERIIQPVAEARRFILAIASGDATAELPREHYGNEMQELFSALNVLKQNDAKRVQLELERQRLIDELQTMAETDALTGLLNRRALESRARVLLADQRGSDSVIALMMLDIDRFKRVNDTYGHESGDKALVMLAAVCRDTVRADDIVARFGGEEFVILLRVQSPEVAHALAERLRLRLHDETVVATDGQSFGFTVSIGLACARREAGKEIDMEALFREADALLYRAKQNGRDRTEAAPTA, via the coding sequence ATGCCCTCCACGCTGCCACCAAGCGAATCGATCAACCGCCGCTTCCGTTATTTCGCCGCCATGCTCTACCTGCTGGTGGTGGCGCTGGTGCTGGCCCTGTTCGCCATGCAGTGGAAGGGCTACCGGGATGCCCGCGAGGCGAAGAAGGAATTCAACGTACTGAGTGCCGCGCTGGGCGCCATGGCCGACGTGTCCAGCGAACGCCGCCCAACCTACGCCGTGTCGGTACTGGGGGAACCCGAGCCGCAGCCGTGGGTGCTTGCCCTGAAGACCGCGCGACAGGCCACCGATGCGCGCATGCTCGCGCTGGAGGCGGCCCTGCGCGACCCCGAATGCGGCAACTGCGCCGCGCACATGCCGGCCTGGGAGCACGCGCACGAGCAGCTGGTGGCGGCGCGCGAGAACCTGGATGCCATCATCCACAAGCCGCGTACCGACGAAGCGCTGCTCGACGGGTTCGCCCGCCTGTCGAGCGTGATACCCCGCCTGTCGTCGATTGCCGAAATCGGCGCCCTCGGTGTGGTTCGCCAGAACGCCGACGTGCAGAGCTATCTCCTGGTTGCGCGCTTGTCGGGCCTGCTGCGCGAACAGGCCGGGATGATCGTGTCGCAATTTGGCCCGGCGATCGTGTCGCGACGCGCCTTGAGCGACAAGGAACTCTTCGGCATCGCGCGCACGCTGGGCAGGATCGAGCAACTGCGTTCGCTGCTGCAGCCCAGCATCCGGGTGCTGCCGTCGAGGCTCCAGGCCGACTACGCCGAGCTCGACCAGCGCTACTTCGGCGATGCCCTTGCCATGCTCGAGCGTGTACGGCAGCAGGTCGGCCACCCGGATGGCTTGCCCGAGTCACCCATCGAGCTCACCGAAACCTACGGGGCCTACATCACGCCGATCAACCAGTTTCGGGACGACGCGCTGGTGCTGGCGGGCAAGACCATCGACGGCAGCCTGCGCCGGCACGTTATCTACCTGATCGCCAGCGGCACCCTCGCCGCGGTGTTGACCGCGATGTTGCTGCTCATCATCTGGCGGTTCCGCGAGAGGATCATCCAGCCCGTCGCCGAGGCACGGCGGTTCATCCTTGCCATAGCTTCGGGCGATGCCACGGCCGAGCTTCCCCGCGAACACTACGGCAACGAAATGCAGGAGCTGTTCAGTGCGCTGAACGTGCTCAAGCAGAACGACGCCAAGCGCGTGCAATTGGAGCTGGAACGGCAGCGCCTGATCGATGAATTGCAGACCATGGCCGAAACCGATGCCCTCACCGGCCTGCTCAATCGCCGCGCACTGGAGAGTCGCGCCCGCGTGCTGCTGGCCGACCAGCGCGGAAGCGATTCGGTGATCGCGCTGATGATGCTGGACATCGACCGCTTCAAGCGCGTGAACGACACCTACGGCCACGAAAGCGGCGACAAGGCGCTGGTGATGCTGGCGGCCGTGTGCCGCGATACCGTGCGTGCCGATGACATCGTCGCGCGTTTCGGCGGCGAGGAATTCGTCATCCTCCTGCGCGTGCAGTCGCCGGAAGTGGCCCATGCACTGGCAGAGCGCCTCCGGCTGCGCCTGCACGACGAGACAGTAGTGGCGACCGATGGCCAGTCCTTTGGCTTCACCGTCAGCATCGGCCTTGCCTGCGCACGCCGCGAGGCGGGCAAGGAGATCGACATGGAAGCCCTGTTCCGCGAGGCCGACGCCCTGCTCTACCGCGCCAAGCAGAACGGCCGCGACCGCACCGAGGCCGCCCCGACAGCCTGA
- a CDS encoding class I SAM-dependent methyltransferase: MKNLIKRIPVIGPVARDVYRRWLNPPKPFHGSEHYWITRYREGGNSGAGSYHRLAEFKADVLNDFVEHHGIRDVIEFGCGDGNQLTLARYPSYLGLDVSPHAVDACTRRFARDAGKSFMLVRDYTGQTAQLVLSLDVIYHLTEDEVYETYMQTLFGAAQDYVVIYSSDRDEPHTPSAHVRHRQFSHWVRANAPGWRLLRHIPNRHPYTGDNDTGSLADFYIYGKGHLT, encoded by the coding sequence ATGAAAAACCTCATCAAGCGAATCCCCGTCATCGGCCCCGTTGCCCGCGATGTGTACCGGCGATGGCTCAATCCCCCCAAGCCCTTCCACGGTTCAGAGCATTACTGGATCACGCGATACCGCGAAGGCGGCAATTCCGGCGCGGGTTCGTACCATCGGCTCGCTGAATTCAAGGCGGACGTGCTCAACGACTTCGTTGAACACCATGGCATCCGTGACGTGATCGAGTTCGGTTGCGGCGATGGCAACCAGCTGACGCTGGCGCGTTATCCGTCCTATCTCGGCCTGGACGTCAGCCCGCATGCTGTCGATGCCTGCACCCGTCGCTTCGCCCGGGACGCCGGCAAATCGTTCATGCTGGTGCGCGACTACACCGGCCAGACCGCCCAGCTCGTGCTGTCGCTGGATGTGATCTACCACCTGACCGAGGACGAGGTGTACGAAACGTACATGCAGACCTTGTTCGGTGCGGCGCAGGACTATGTCGTGATCTATTCGTCCGACCGGGACGAGCCGCACACGCCGAGCGCGCATGTGCGCCATCGCCAGTTCAGCCACTGGGTGCGTGCGAACGCGCCGGGATGGCGGTTGCTGCGGCACATACCCAATCGCCATCCCTATACCGGGGACAACGACACGGGTTCGCTCGCCGACTTCTATATCTACGGCAAGGGTCACCTGACCTGA
- a CDS encoding tetratricopeptide repeat protein gives MNRRLLWLALLVPPVAHADLPSMANDIQAGRAALSAGQPAKARELFEAALAQPGGAREDRYAASMGLGQSSLWLGAYPGAASAFRAAHDLTDDTQAQQAADTGLAQALNAQDYPRKAYALVEPFAKGQIRPTVELMRATQALGWQDLGANYLDLETPPQQGYLGTQYQLLKDDIHFAQAPQLEGDFGYSHDSDGLDTLHLGAAYRFAPSSSGDWSQRWGVAAGTTRVDDGVAVHHLDDLSLLGQLRIGESNVVDLDLGPGRSGSWHYLQGTARWTLQPSDSFSLSTGAERAPIPTDTAVADRLIYNIYSVGVSFRPAARWYVLPTYYRQNFSDGNHRDGGTLRVLLSPYDIPGTRGAIGAEFSARIFNSSLPSRGVYFNPAQYRTAQIGLVGVYSINQDWKVRGVASVGRQEVDGAGASAYTVGVSLSGRLPGNGRLELQLGRSSTASASGGGSGYWNNSMNLAVRYPL, from the coding sequence ATGAACAGGCGGCTGCTGTGGCTTGCATTGCTGGTGCCGCCGGTGGCACACGCCGACCTGCCGTCGATGGCGAATGATATCCAGGCCGGCCGTGCGGCACTTTCCGCAGGGCAGCCGGCGAAGGCGCGCGAGCTGTTCGAGGCGGCGCTGGCGCAGCCCGGCGGGGCTCGCGAAGACCGCTACGCGGCCTCCATGGGGCTTGGCCAATCCTCGCTGTGGCTGGGTGCGTATCCAGGAGCGGCGTCTGCCTTTCGCGCAGCGCACGACCTGACCGACGACACCCAGGCGCAACAGGCGGCCGACACGGGGCTCGCGCAGGCGCTCAACGCGCAGGACTATCCACGCAAGGCCTACGCATTGGTGGAGCCGTTTGCGAAAGGCCAGATCCGGCCCACCGTTGAACTGATGCGGGCAACGCAGGCACTGGGCTGGCAGGACCTGGGCGCGAACTATCTGGACCTGGAAACACCGCCGCAGCAGGGTTACCTGGGCACGCAATATCAATTGCTCAAGGACGATATCCACTTCGCGCAGGCCCCCCAGCTCGAGGGCGACTTCGGCTACAGCCACGACAGCGATGGCCTCGATACGTTGCACCTCGGAGCAGCCTACCGCTTCGCACCCTCCTCCAGCGGCGACTGGTCGCAGCGCTGGGGCGTGGCGGCGGGCACCACGCGCGTGGATGACGGCGTGGCGGTGCATCATCTCGACGATCTGTCGCTGTTGGGTCAGCTGCGCATCGGCGAAAGCAACGTCGTCGATCTCGATCTGGGCCCCGGCCGCAGCGGCAGCTGGCATTACCTGCAGGGCACCGCGCGGTGGACCTTGCAGCCCAGCGACAGCTTCAGTCTCTCCACTGGCGCGGAACGTGCCCCCATTCCCACGGATACGGCGGTTGCCGACCGTTTGATCTACAACATCTACAGCGTGGGCGTGAGCTTCCGGCCCGCGGCCCGCTGGTATGTCCTGCCGACGTACTACCGCCAGAACTTCAGCGACGGCAACCACCGCGATGGTGGCACGCTGCGCGTTCTGTTGAGCCCCTACGACATACCGGGAACCCGCGGCGCCATCGGTGCGGAGTTCTCCGCGCGCATCTTCAACAGCAGCCTTCCCAGCCGCGGTGTCTACTTCAACCCCGCCCAGTACCGTACCGCGCAGATTGGCCTGGTGGGTGTGTACAGCATCAACCAGGACTGGAAGGTACGCGGCGTGGCGTCCGTCGGGCGCCAGGAGGTCGATGGCGCGGGAGCCAGTGCCTACACCGTCGGCGTCTCGCTCAGTGGCCGCTTGCCGGGCAACGGGCGCCTGGAGTTGCAGCTGGGCCGCAGTTCAACGGCATCTGCCAGCGGCGGCGGCTCCGGCTACTGGAACAACAGCATGAACCTGGCGGTGCGCTACCCGCTCTGA
- a CDS encoding glycosyltransferase — MSVDAPQCFKEADSLRPLQLSQAAANEQLRQRWYYMPVRMKFGLTLALSLTWACLSYVIARQWITELSALVGVVLAHLMIFGIAIFPGFMNAFLVVGLLLDRRPPRSQFQDHELPGITVLVAAYNEEDSILTTLASLGKQNYPAPVEVFVINDGSTDRTMELLRSVSYPWLHVIDLKCNGGKANALNIGLRQASYPLTITLDADSYLYRDALLRLVERFLSDPPNTAAVAGAVLVRNSRTNVVTRMQEWDYFHGIAAVKRLQSLFQGTLVAQGAFSLYRTDILRTVGGWPECVGEDIVLTWAILREGHRVGYCEDAITFTNAPTTFHQFVRQRQRWSRGLIEAFKAHGELLLQRRMSTLFIWWNLLFPYMDLVYTLVFIPGLLLACFGVYWLAGPMTLLVLPMAFLVNGLMYLIQSRMFHEQELKVRRNPLGFLLYTLFYGIVLQPGCVMGYAAELLRLRKRWGTK, encoded by the coding sequence ATGAGTGTGGATGCACCGCAGTGCTTCAAGGAAGCCGACTCGCTGAGGCCGCTGCAGCTGTCGCAGGCGGCGGCGAACGAGCAGCTTCGGCAGCGCTGGTATTACATGCCGGTACGCATGAAGTTTGGGCTGACGCTTGCGCTCTCGCTGACCTGGGCGTGCCTGTCATACGTCATCGCGCGGCAGTGGATAACCGAGCTGTCGGCACTCGTGGGTGTCGTGCTGGCCCACCTGATGATCTTTGGCATCGCCATCTTTCCCGGCTTCATGAATGCCTTTCTCGTGGTTGGCCTGTTGCTGGACCGGCGGCCGCCGCGCAGCCAGTTCCAGGACCATGAGCTGCCGGGCATCACGGTGCTCGTGGCGGCTTACAACGAGGAGGATTCCATCCTCACGACGCTCGCCAGCCTGGGCAAGCAGAACTACCCGGCACCGGTGGAAGTGTTCGTGATCAACGATGGCTCGACCGATCGCACGATGGAGCTGTTGCGCAGCGTGTCCTACCCCTGGCTGCACGTGATCGACCTGAAGTGCAACGGTGGCAAGGCCAATGCGCTGAACATCGGACTGCGCCAGGCTTCCTATCCGCTCACCATCACGCTTGACGCCGACTCCTACCTCTATCGCGACGCCCTGCTCCGCCTGGTGGAACGCTTCCTCAGCGACCCGCCGAACACGGCCGCCGTGGCCGGTGCCGTGCTGGTTCGCAACTCGCGCACCAACGTGGTGACGCGCATGCAGGAGTGGGACTATTTCCACGGCATCGCCGCGGTGAAGCGCCTGCAGAGCCTGTTTCAGGGCACGCTGGTAGCGCAGGGTGCGTTCTCGCTGTATCGCACGGATATCCTGCGCACCGTCGGCGGCTGGCCCGAATGCGTGGGCGAGGACATCGTGCTCACGTGGGCCATCCTGCGCGAAGGTCATCGCGTGGGCTATTGCGAGGACGCCATCACCTTCACCAATGCGCCGACGACGTTCCATCAATTTGTGCGGCAACGGCAACGCTGGTCGCGGGGGCTTATCGAAGCGTTCAAGGCGCATGGTGAACTGCTGCTGCAGCGTCGCATGAGCACCTTGTTCATCTGGTGGAATTTGCTGTTTCCCTACATGGACCTGGTCTACACGCTGGTGTTCATCCCGGGCCTGCTGCTTGCGTGCTTCGGTGTCTACTGGCTGGCTGGCCCCATGACGCTGCTGGTACTTCCCATGGCATTCCTGGTGAACGGCCTGATGTACCTGATCCAGTCGCGCATGTTCCATGAGCAGGAGCTCAAGGTACGGCGCAACCCGCTGGGCTTCCTGCTGTACACGCTGTTCTACGGCATCGTGCTGCAACCGGGTTGCGTGATGGGCTACGCCGCCGAACTGCTCAGGCTGCGCAAGCGCTGGGGTACGAAATGA
- a CDS encoding NIPSNAP family protein, with protein sequence MTSVPPTTTLSDREPRHSTDDCAECTVIELRQYTLHPGKRDVLIELFEREFVESQEAWGMRLLGQFRDLDRPDQFVWMRGFKDMTARQEGLTGFYTGPVWMANRSAANDTMVDSDNVLLLTPAWPGAGLRHQPHGRAPVGVPSLPPGLIDITVFPLKAAADQRLLDFCRHEMTTVLESAGAHDVAWYVTENAPNNFPRLPVRTGEQVLVGVAVFRDAKQHDAFIASGVWAQRITPTLDTWLAGQTQAMRLTPTPRSALHG encoded by the coding sequence ATGACCTCCGTGCCCCCGACCACCACGCTTTCCGACCGCGAACCCCGGCACTCCACAGACGACTGCGCCGAGTGCACCGTCATCGAGCTTCGGCAATACACGCTGCACCCAGGCAAGCGGGATGTCCTGATTGAACTGTTCGAACGCGAGTTCGTGGAATCGCAGGAGGCCTGGGGCATGCGCCTGCTTGGACAGTTCCGTGACCTGGACCGTCCGGACCAGTTCGTCTGGATGCGCGGATTCAAGGACATGACCGCGCGGCAGGAAGGGCTGACGGGGTTCTATACCGGCCCCGTCTGGATGGCCAACCGGAGTGCGGCCAACGACACGATGGTGGATTCGGACAACGTCTTGCTGCTCACGCCAGCGTGGCCGGGCGCGGGCCTTCGGCACCAACCGCATGGACGCGCTCCGGTCGGCGTTCCCTCCCTTCCGCCCGGCCTGATCGACATCACGGTGTTCCCGCTGAAGGCCGCCGCCGACCAGCGCCTGCTGGACTTCTGCCGGCACGAGATGACGACCGTCCTTGAAAGCGCCGGCGCCCACGACGTCGCGTGGTACGTGACCGAGAACGCACCGAACAACTTTCCCCGGCTACCGGTTCGCACCGGCGAACAGGTGCTGGTAGGCGTGGCCGTGTTTCGCGATGCGAAGCAGCATGACGCGTTCATCGCGTCGGGCGTCTGGGCGCAACGGATCACCCCGACCCTCGACACGTGGCTGGCAGGACAGACCCAGGCCATGCGGCTGACTCCCACACCCCGTTCAGCACTGCACGGCTGA
- a CDS encoding winged helix-turn-helix domain-containing protein has product MAAETASAAWMAFDAIEIDILGHRLFVEGKEVGLERKAFAVLVLLASEPGCVLTRDQILDKVWGHSHVTPAVLSRIIAVLRHALGESGEECRYLHTVHGVGFRLDADVRFAASREDLMANRAPATAELEAAPALTSPEAALPAAVADDPATPLPRGKTRRLDRRAVVALWGLLAVVAGLLAWHQLARHAEVAPPVGDLKSVAVLPFENLTADPDNAYFASGMQDMILTQLVGIEGLKVISHTSTEKYPSHPRDIKTTARQLGVATLLEGTVQKEGNQVLVNVQLIDANSGSHLWAQAYTRTLGNVFNVEGEVAQNVAEALKVRLTSTETERMDKLQTSNAGAYDLYLQADAHANRAYDDLDLSPSELPVAISLYQQALDRDPNYALAAAALARAHIYMYFFAPDRTNARLAKAKAAADRALALQPNLGLGHYALGLYYYWGHRDYAAASIQAELARKALPNSVAVELLIGWIARRQGRWGEAMARFHMVTVLDPHNDLALTDQASIYQALRHYAEADQAYGAALTMSRSPVGERLEQVLNVLMWKGDPTPLRSAIAALEPGSDAYVGNVTYVYVERWLARDYASARKIADADKAENWSDQNDIVLPRRLYLAWALQAEGDTAKATAAYVDVAAHVRTALVERPDDPDLHLALGYAYAGLGRKPEAIAEGEHAVALLPVAKDAVTGPDLLAHQADLYVRAGQPDQAIAVLGRVLSMPAGCILSPSVLRLDPTWDPLRDDPRFKALLVNTPTVWSLPVTPRIHPGRMGEDGGGE; this is encoded by the coding sequence ATGGCTGCGGAGACTGCCTCTGCTGCCTGGATGGCGTTCGACGCGATCGAGATCGACATCCTTGGCCATCGCCTGTTTGTCGAAGGCAAGGAGGTCGGGCTCGAGCGCAAGGCATTCGCCGTACTTGTCCTGCTGGCGAGCGAACCCGGCTGCGTCCTGACTCGTGACCAGATTCTGGACAAGGTATGGGGGCACAGCCACGTCACCCCTGCCGTACTCAGTCGAATCATCGCCGTGCTGCGCCATGCGCTCGGCGAGAGCGGTGAAGAGTGCCGCTATCTGCATACCGTGCATGGCGTCGGCTTTCGGCTCGACGCCGACGTGCGATTCGCTGCGTCACGTGAGGATTTGATGGCGAACCGGGCGCCAGCGACCGCCGAACTCGAGGCGGCGCCGGCCCTCACCAGCCCTGAGGCCGCACTACCGGCCGCGGTGGCGGACGATCCTGCAACGCCCCTGCCCCGTGGCAAGACACGTCGATTGGATCGGCGCGCGGTTGTCGCGCTCTGGGGTTTGCTCGCGGTGGTGGCCGGACTGCTCGCCTGGCACCAGCTTGCCCGTCACGCAGAAGTCGCGCCCCCGGTGGGCGATCTGAAGTCCGTAGCGGTGCTGCCGTTCGAGAACCTCACAGCAGACCCGGACAACGCCTATTTCGCCAGCGGCATGCAGGACATGATCCTGACCCAGTTGGTAGGCATCGAGGGACTCAAGGTGATCTCCCACACCTCGACGGAGAAGTACCCGAGCCATCCACGAGACATCAAAACCACGGCACGACAATTGGGTGTGGCAACGCTGCTCGAGGGCACGGTGCAGAAGGAAGGCAATCAGGTGTTGGTCAACGTGCAGTTGATCGATGCGAACAGCGGCAGCCATCTTTGGGCGCAAGCCTACACGCGCACGCTGGGCAACGTTTTCAACGTGGAGGGTGAGGTCGCGCAAAACGTGGCCGAGGCGCTGAAGGTGCGACTGACGTCAACCGAGACCGAGCGCATGGACAAGCTGCAGACCTCGAACGCCGGCGCCTATGACCTGTACCTGCAAGCCGACGCACATGCCAATCGGGCTTACGATGATCTCGATCTGTCGCCATCTGAGTTACCGGTGGCGATCTCGCTGTACCAGCAGGCCCTGGACAGGGACCCGAACTACGCGTTGGCTGCTGCCGCGTTGGCGCGCGCCCACATCTACATGTATTTCTTCGCACCCGATCGCACCAACGCGCGGCTGGCAAAGGCGAAAGCAGCCGCCGACCGCGCCCTGGCGCTGCAGCCGAATCTGGGCCTGGGCCATTACGCGCTTGGGCTGTATTACTACTGGGGGCATCGGGATTACGCCGCCGCCTCCATCCAGGCGGAACTAGCCCGGAAGGCGTTGCCCAACAGTGTCGCGGTCGAACTCCTCATCGGCTGGATCGCCCGGCGTCAAGGGCGTTGGGGTGAGGCGATGGCGCGATTTCACATGGTCACCGTGCTAGATCCACACAATGATCTTGCGCTCACGGATCAAGCGTCGATCTATCAGGCCCTGCGTCACTACGCTGAAGCCGACCAGGCCTATGGCGCCGCCCTGACCATGAGTCGCAGCCCGGTGGGTGAACGCCTGGAGCAGGTCCTCAATGTCCTGATGTGGAAGGGCGATCCGACACCGCTGCGCTCCGCCATCGCGGCACTCGAACCGGGTAGCGATGCCTACGTCGGCAATGTCACGTACGTCTATGTCGAACGGTGGTTGGCGCGCGACTACGCCAGTGCCAGAAAAATTGCGGACGCAGACAAGGCGGAGAACTGGTCCGACCAGAACGACATAGTTTTGCCCCGGCGCCTGTATCTGGCGTGGGCCCTGCAAGCAGAGGGAGACACAGCAAAAGCGACGGCCGCCTATGTCGACGTGGCGGCCCATGTCCGCACTGCTCTGGTTGAGCGGCCCGACGACCCGGACCTGCATCTTGCCCTGGGATACGCCTATGCCGGACTCGGGCGAAAACCCGAGGCCATCGCGGAAGGCGAGCATGCCGTCGCCCTGCTCCCGGTCGCCAAAGACGCCGTTACCGGGCCGGACTTGCTCGCGCACCAGGCTGACCTCTATGTGCGGGCCGGTCAGCCCGATCAGGCCATCGCCGTGCTCGGGCGCGTGCTGTCCATGCCGGCGGGATGCATCCTGTCGCCCTCGGTGCTTCGGCTCGACCCGACCTGGGATCCGCTGCGAGATGATCCACGCTTCAAGGCGTTGCTGGTGAATACCCCGACCGTATGGAGCCTGCCGGTCACACCGCGGATTCACCCGGGCCGGATGGGAGAGGACGGCGGCGGCGAATAA